A genomic region of Dunckerocampus dactyliophorus isolate RoL2022-P2 chromosome 8, RoL_Ddac_1.1, whole genome shotgun sequence contains the following coding sequences:
- the LOC129186333 gene encoding centromere protein S-like isoform X3 — MSVGEDETRQRLKAAVHYTVGRLCQKIGEEHRTEFSRQVVAAIAETTFRQCDVFAKDLEAFAKHAKRCTVSAEDVKLLARRSTALSVYIQNKSEELEQEQRALKKKNTGKRKSRDTEENRE; from the exons ATGTCTGTCGGAGAGGACGAAACGCGTCAG CGACTAAAGGCAGCTGTACATTATACTGTTGGTCGTCTGTGTCAGAAGATTGGAGAGGAACACCGAACGGAATTTAGCCGGCAGGTCGTAGCCGCAATAGCAGAGACTACCTTCAGACAGTGTG ATGTCTTTGCTAAAGACTTGGAGGCGTTTGCAAA GCATGCTAAAAGATGCACGGTGTCTGCAGAGGACGTGAAACTTTTGGCTCGTCGCAGTACCGCGCTG TCAGTCTACATACAGAATAAGAGTGAAGAACTGGAACAAGAGCAGAGGGCTTTGAAAAAGAAGAATACCGGGAAGAGGAAGAGCAGAGACACTGAGGAGAACAGAGAATAA
- the LOC129186333 gene encoding retinoid-binding protein 7-like isoform X2 produces MVMDYTGTWDIVSSVNFEGYMLALGIDFATRKIAALLKPQKVIKQDGDHFSIRTLTTFRNYECAFKVGEEYKEETKGMDNRTCQSVVNWHQDKLVCVQRGEKKNRGWTHWIEGDHLHLELTCEDQVCKQVYKRTP; encoded by the exons ATGGTGATGGACTACACGGGGACGTGGGACATTGTCAGCAGTGTCAACTTTGAAGGATACATGCTCGCTCTTG GCATCGATTTTGCAACCCGCAAAATCGCAGCATTGCTGAAGCCTCAGAAGGTGATTAAGCAAGATGGCGACCATTTCTCCATCAGAACACTCACCACCTTCAGAAACTACGAATGCGCTTTTAAAGTTGGGGAAGAGTACAAAGAGGAGACCAAAGGAATGGACAACCGTACATGCCAG AGTGTGGTCAACTGGCACCAAGACAAGCTGGTGTGTGTTCAgagaggagaaaagaagaaCAGAGGTTGGACTCACTGGATTGAAGGCGATCACCTGCATTTG GAGCTTACTTGTGAGGATCAAGTCTGCAAGCAAGTCTATAAAAGGACACCGTGA
- the LOC129186333 gene encoding retinoid-binding protein 7-like isoform X1 gives MVMDYTGTWDIVSSVNFEGYMLALGIDFATRKIAALLKPQKVIKQDGDHFSIRTLTTFRNYECAFKVGEEYKEETKGMDNRTCQSVVNWHQDKLVCVQRGEKKNRGWTHWIEGDHLHLQEYSKSFSDCEGPRPDFFLHYDSSSKSNKSSLFTVVKDFLYDENTLLFL, from the exons ATGGTGATGGACTACACGGGGACGTGGGACATTGTCAGCAGTGTCAACTTTGAAGGATACATGCTCGCTCTTG GCATCGATTTTGCAACCCGCAAAATCGCAGCATTGCTGAAGCCTCAGAAGGTGATTAAGCAAGATGGCGACCATTTCTCCATCAGAACACTCACCACCTTCAGAAACTACGAATGCGCTTTTAAAGTTGGGGAAGAGTACAAAGAGGAGACCAAAGGAATGGACAACCGTACATGCCAG AGTGTGGTCAACTGGCACCAAGACAAGCTGGTGTGTGTTCAgagaggagaaaagaagaaCAGAGGTTGGACTCACTGGATTGAAGGCGATCACCTGCATTTG CAGGAATACTCAAAATCGTTTTCAGACTGCGAAGGACCAAGGCCGGACTTCTTCCTTCACTATGATTCCTCCTCCAAAAGCAATAAAAGCTCTTTGTTCACTGTGGTCAAAGATTTTCTATATGACGAGAACACTTTGCTCTTCttatga
- the LOC129186333 gene encoding retinoid-binding protein 7-like isoform X4, with the protein MVMDYTGTWDIVSSVNFEGYMLALGIDFATRKIAALLKPQKVIKQDGDHFSIRTLTTFRNYECAFKVGEEYKEETKGMDNRTCQSVVNWHQDKLVCVQRGEKKNRGWTHWIEGDHLHLT; encoded by the exons ATGGTGATGGACTACACGGGGACGTGGGACATTGTCAGCAGTGTCAACTTTGAAGGATACATGCTCGCTCTTG GCATCGATTTTGCAACCCGCAAAATCGCAGCATTGCTGAAGCCTCAGAAGGTGATTAAGCAAGATGGCGACCATTTCTCCATCAGAACACTCACCACCTTCAGAAACTACGAATGCGCTTTTAAAGTTGGGGAAGAGTACAAAGAGGAGACCAAAGGAATGGACAACCGTACATGCCAG AGTGTGGTCAACTGGCACCAAGACAAGCTGGTGTGTGTTCAgagaggagaaaagaagaaCAGAGGTTGGACTCACTGGATTGAAGGCGATCACCTGCATTTG ACGTGA
- the LOC129186191 gene encoding uncharacterized protein LOC129186191, with product MFLYVLVLMAFHSSRWMPRNQRLKFQIINVAFTSLVVVPQLYVIARPKSSRYCKQPLVNNLSASIALSLIASGQNDASTHFNAIHYVLIRHICDAISANTRSYPPPVGFSVVFTLVETVPQGLWASYHVFGLLSFGHGACSTILTLTAAACVRNSTV from the exons ATGTTCCTCTACGTGCTGGTCCTCATGGCGTTTCACAGCAGCAGATGGATGCCCAGGAATCAGAGGCTCAAGTT CCAAATAATAAACGTGGCGTTCACGTCCCTTGTTGTGGTCCCTCAGCTGTACGTCATTGCAAG GCCCAAATCGTCAAGATACTGCAAGCAGCCTTTGGTGAACAACCTGTCGGCATCCATCGCCTTGTCTCTCATCGCTTCAGGTCAAAATGACGCCAGCACTCATTTTAATGCTATTCATTATGTAT TGATACGGCACATTTGTGATGCAATTTCTGCAAACACACGCTCCTATCCCCCCCCCGTAGGTTTTTCAGTGGTCTTCACGCTGGTCGAGACAGTTCCTCAGGGCTTGTGGGCGTCCTATCACGTGTTTGGATTGCTGTCGTTTGGACACGGAGCGTGCAGCACCATACTGACGCTGACGGCGGCCGCATGCGTAAGAAACTCAACTGTATAA
- the h6pd gene encoding GDH/6PGL endoplasmic bifunctional protein — MFVPVLLLLLALCARGGQGEESVKKQSLGHVSVVIVGGTGDLAKKYLWQGFFQLYLNQVNSGSTFSFYAGGQSPPDKATPIFFNIVKAVSCTKDVSEQRCAVVKEQFLRLAQYRQLKTLEDYQDLSKHIEQQVQEEGLTEAGRLFYLSVPAFAYADIADKVNVSCRPASGGWLRVVLEKPFGHDLRSAQVLAAQLGNSLQDEEMYRIDHYLGKQVVSKILPFRVENRKFLDPIWNKHHIERIEIVLKETLDVKGRIPFYDQYGVIRDVIQNHLTEVMALLTMRLPANLSSSEEVLQKKLQIFSSLLPLGKNQAVTGQYQAYKAEVQQELNMTQDHVSITPTFAAVLVHMDAAQYDGIPILLLSGKMLDERVGYARVLFKNDVFCVQDHHSLHCKPKQIVFYFGHGSLQYPAVLVTKNLFKPSVIEGEWKEVTQQADVNVLGLPISDYFVQTPKVQHEAYAELISHIFAGHKNSFISTENLLASWGLWTPLLQSLAGSFPRIYPGGADNGDLLDIRLKGKEISFTSDVVIISPDQIGGASANGFQVMQGKYRNATMVSAWAEELVERLAADIQEAAEAAVLHGGVFHLALSGGATPIALFQRLALHHFSFPWRNTHFWMVDERCVPHTDPESNFYNLHQHLLQHVHVPYYNIHPMPVQLHQRLCVEDDDAARLYQEDISKEVNASRFHFVLLGVGHDGHTASLFPGVKASNQEESLVVLTESPMKPHQRMSLTLSAINRAQKVALLVMGKSKHELITQMSRSKDDPKKWPVTGVRPSDGMLAWYIDYDALLG, encoded by the exons ATGTTTGTGCCTGTGCTCCTGCTTCTGCTCGCACTGTGTGCCCGTGGAGGACAAGGCGAGGAGAGCGTGAAGAAGCAGAGCCTTGGCCATGTTTCTGTGGTCATAGTCGGGGGCACAGGAGATTTGGCCAAGAAGTACCTGTGGCAGGGCTTCTTCCAGCTCTACTTGAACCAGGTCAATAGTGGAAGCACCTTCTCCTTCTACGCCGGCGGACAGTCGCCTCCGGACAAGGCCACGCCGATATTCTTCAATATCGTGAAGGCGGTGTCGTGCACGAAGGATGTATCCGAACAGCGCTGCGCCGTGGTTAAGGAGCAATTCCTGCGGCTCGCGCAGTATCGCCAGCTGAAGACTCTGGAGGACTACCAGGACCTGTCCAAACACATTGAGCAGCAGGTCCAAGAGGAAGGTCTGACCGAAGCCGGGCGACTCTTCTACCTGTCAGTGCCAGCATTCGCCTATGCTGATATTGCGGATAAAGTTAACGTCAGCTGCCGGCCTGCCAGCGGGGGGTGGCTCAGAGTGGTTCTGGAGAAACCTTTCGGACACGACCTGAGAAGTGCTCAGGTGCTGGCAGCTCAGCTTGGGAATTCCTTGCAGGATGAAGAAATGTACAGGATAGACCACTACCTGGGGAAGCAG GTGGTTTCCAAGATCCTTCCATTCAGAGTGGAAAACAGGAAGTTTCTGGATCCCATCTGGAACAAGCACCACATTGAAAGAATAGAGATTGTGTTGAAAGAGACTCTGGATGTGAAAG gtCGTATTCCCTTCTATGACCAGTATGGGGTGATCAGAGATGTAATACAGAACCACCTGACAGAGGTCATGGCCCTCTTGACGATGAGGCTTCCCGCGAATCTGAGCAGCAGCGAGGAAGTTCTTCAGAAAAAGCTGCAGATCTTCAGCTCTCTGCTGCCTTTAGGGAAGAATCAAGCCGTGACGGGCCAGTACCAAGCGTACAAAGCAGAGGTTCAGCAGGAGCTGAACATGACTCAAGATCACGTCAGCATCACACCAACGTTTGCAG CCGTGTTGGTGCACATGGATGCGGCGCAGTACGATGGCATTCCCATTCTTCTGCTCTCGGGGAAGATGTTAGATGAACGCGTGGGATACGCACGGgttcttttcaaaaatgacgtATTTTGCGTGCAGGACCACCACAGCCTTCACTGCAAGCCCAAGCAGATTGTTTTCTACTTCGGCCACGGCAGCCTTCAATACCCAGCAGTGCTCGTGACTAAGAATCTGTTTAAGCCTTCTGTGATAGAGGGCGAGTGGAAGGAAGTGACCCAGCAAGCTGATGTCAATGTTCTAGGGTTGCCTATTTCAGACTACTTTGTACAAACCCCAAAAGTGCAGCATGAAGCTTATGCAGAACTTATTTCCCACATCTTTGCTGGGCACAAAAATAGTTTCATTAGTACTGAGAATCTCCTAGCATCATGGGGCTTATGGACACCACTGCTTCAGAGCTTAGCTGGCTCCTTTCCCCGCATATACCCTGGTGGTGCCGACAACGGAGACCTGTTGGACATTCGTCTGAAAGGGAAGGAGATCAGCTTCACCAGCGACGTGGTGATCATCAGCCCAGATCAGATAGGAGGTGCATCAGCCAATGGTTTCCAAGTGATGCAAGGCAAGTACCGCAACGCCACCATGGTGTCTGCCTGGGCCGAGGAGCTGGTGGAGCGTCTGGCAGCAGACATACAGGAAGCAGCGGAGGCGGCTGTGCTCCATGGTGGTGTTTTCCATCTCGCCCTCTCCGGTGGAGCCACGCCCATCGCTCTCTTCCAGAGGCTGGCCTTGCACCACTTCTCCTTCCCGTGGAGGAACACCCACTTTTGGATGGTAGATGAGCGCTGTGTGCCCCACACTGACCCAGAGTCCAACTTCTACAACCTCCACCAGCATCTCCTTCAGCACGTGCACGTACCCTATTACAACATCCACCCTATGCCGGTGCAGCTCCACCAGCGTCTGTGCGTGGAGGATGACGACGCAGCACGGCTGTACCAGGAGGACATCAGCAAAGAAGTTAACGCCTCCAGGTTCCACTTTGTGCTCCTGGGAGTCGGCCATGACGGCCACACAGCGTCGCTCTTCCCTGGCGTTAAAGCCTCCAACCAGGAGGAGAGTCTGGTGGTCCTCACCGAGAGCCCCATGAAGCCACACCAGCGCATGAGCCTCACTCTCAGCGCCATTAACCGGGCACAAAAGGTGGCTCTGTTAGTGATGGGCAAAAGCAAACACGAGCTCATCACCCAGATGAGCCGCAGCAAGGACGACCCAAAGAAATGGCCTGTCACTGGGGTCCGTCCCTCTGACGGCATGCTAGCCTGGTACATTGACTATGATGCTCTTTTAGGTTAG